The proteins below come from a single Triticum aestivum cultivar Chinese Spring chromosome 5D, IWGSC CS RefSeq v2.1, whole genome shotgun sequence genomic window:
- the LOC123119290 gene encoding uncharacterized protein isoform X1 encodes MASLNAKASTGHLRVYGPALHDYGAPLMKDRDQEASLLLLKIRHHYEEALGRLTFRWLSDVCLGVCVGLLDPVSNIIASTLLAAAEAPVDTGGPTAVDGPRLRDMERRSLDGLVAFLTCFFPYLADWEAVRYLLLAEADPIVAARIVIEYRGVRCFREGSAAARGALKLALHCAMVAAKHPCPSQLADAWLSLSSSLNNVVPLLSGVQPNFPRDILHSFHTLVKETAHSPCPPPDGSLVRPWKLAARCRKHAPKLTYRHSWSLTRVLLDTIHGFYLQALARLPVGYHRSLLDAGHCYGPFDPVSNIIVNTIWYQATFPPLSQQDELDIVGTLCLMRIEARSFYGLVSFLCTCYQDLDTDQAIRFLLDTALNLSATKHCSSVKEEQEAYRAAAIAAWHPRPDAQAGFLSSLKAMLVAPHVLSLLQDGGQYQLSSQCVHQIHTLLCSEYHSIVCVPTHQQRPAPISERQFHFTMSEGRKQRRTHRRISAKVKAALRRYEKQNSGHSYQLHVVCGVNECVSGPDNCEGSGLKPGLDPNDDYYHHTHANFLATRNVAGIVSAPVLFFAELSNHDDDQDSQLLCCPVDLPPPGAAGLVRCLFCEHQGIRIVHPALERFHGHAAEFEKMVRGENLYNNDYYPEGDIEPYTNHEYVAKWVHDGLDEDCMYLGSNDFNIEEDESEEVDDLE; translated from the exons ATGGCCAGCCTCAACGCCAAGGCCAGCACCGGCCATCTCCGCGTCTACGGTCCGGCGCTGCATGACTACGGCGCCCCGCTGATGAAGGACAGAGATCAGGAAGCGTCACTCCTCCTCCTCAAGATCCGGCACCACTACGAGGAAGCCCTCGGGCGGCTCACCTTCCGGTGGCTCTCCGACGTCTGCTTGGGAGTCTGTGTCGGGCTGCTCGATCCGGTCTCCAACATAATCGCCAGCACCCTCCTCGCCGCCGCAGAAGCTCCAGTTGACACGGGAGGCCCGACGGCGGTGGACGGGCCCAGGCTCAGGGACATGGAGCGGCGCTCCCTCGACGGCCTCGTCGCCTTCCTCACCTGCTTCTTCCCTTACCTCGCCGATTGGGAGGCCGTCAGGTACCTTCTCCTCGCCGAAGCCGACCCCATCGTTGCCGCGCGCATCGTCATCGAGTACCGCGGCGTCAGGTGCTTCCGCGAaggctccgccgccgcccgcggcgccCTCAAGCTGGCCCTCCACTGCGCCATGGTGGCCGCCAAGCACCCGTGTCCCTCGCAGCTCGCCGACGCTTGGCTGTCGCTGAGCTCCTCCCTCAACAATGTTGTCCCTTTGCTCTCGGGTGTGCAGCCCAATTTCCCCCGCGACATCCTCCACAGTTTCCACACATTGGTCAAGGAGACGGCACATTCACCATGTCCTCCTCCTGATGGCAGCCTCGTCAGGCCATGGAAACTTGCTGCCCGTTGCCGCAAGCACGCCCCCAAGCTGACCTACCGGCATTCGTGGTCACTGACGCGAGTGCTCCTCGATACGATCCATGGATTCTACCTGCAGGCTCTCGCCAGATTGCCGGTTGGTTACCACCGCAGCCTGCTCGATGCTGGACATTGCTACGGCCCGTTTGACCCCGTCTCGAACATCATCGTCAACACCATCTGGTACCAAGCCACCTTCCCACCACTGAGTCAGCAAGACGAGCTCGACATTGTCGGCACATTGTGCCTAATGCGGATTGAAGCACGATCCTTCTACGGACTTGTCTCCTTCCTCTGCACCTGTTACCAAGATCTCGACACCGATCAGGCCATAAGGTTCCTGCTCGACACGGCACTCAATTTGTCCGCGACAAAGCACTGCAGCAGTGTCAAGGAAGAACAAGAAGCCTACCGGGCTGCTGCCATTGCGGCATGGCACCCCAGACCCGACGCCCAAGCAGGATTCCTCAGTTCATTAAAGGCGATGTTGGTAGCGCCTCATGTCCTGTCACTGCTACAAGATGGAGGCCAGTATCAGCTCTCCTCTCAATGTGTCCACCAGATACACACGCTATTGTGCTCTGAATATCATTCCATTGTTTGTGTCCCAACCCATCAGCAGAGGCCAGCTCCCATTTCTGAACGACAGTTCCATTTTACCATGTCTGAGGGACGTAAACAGCGAAGGACTCATAGAAGGATCTCCGCAAAGGTCAAGGCTGCACTAAGGAGATATGAGAAGCAGAATTCA GGACACTCTTATCAGCTTCATGTGGTGTGTGGTGTGAATGAATGTGTGTCAGGTCCTGACAACTGCGAAGGCTCGGGCTTGAAGCCAGGACTTGATCCTAATGATGACTACTACCATCACACCCATGCCAACTTTCTGGCGACTCGAAATGTTGCCGGCATAGTTTCAGCTCCTGTACTCTTCTTTGCCGAGCTTAGCAACCACGACGACGACCAGGATAGCCAGCTTCTGTGTTGCCCCGTGGACTTGCCACCACCAGGCGCTG CAGGACTAGTCCGCTGCCTTTTCTGCGAGCATCAAGGAATCAGGATTGTGCACCCGGCCCTGGAGAGATTCCATGGGCACGCGGCGGAGTTCGAGAAGATGGTCCGCGGAGAAAATCTGTACAATAATGACTACTATCCGGAGGGCGACATCGAGCCCTACACCAACCATGAGTATGTTGCGAAGTGGGTGCACGACGGACTCGACGAGGATTGCATGTACCTCGGTAGCAATGACTTCAACATCGAGGAAGATGAAAGCGAGGAGGTTGACGACCTGGAGTAA
- the LOC123119290 gene encoding uncharacterized protein isoform X2, with the protein MASLNAKASTGHLRVYGPALHDYGAPLMKDRDQEASLLLLKIRHHYEEALGRLTFRWLSDVCLGVCVGLLDPVSNIIASTLLAAAEAPVDTGGPTAVDGPRLRDMERRSLDGLVAFLTCFFPYLADWEAVRYLLLAEADPIVAARIVIEYRGVRCFREGSAAARGALKLALHCAMVAAKHPCPSQLADAWLSLSSSLNNVVPLLSGVQPNFPRDILHSFHTLVKETAHSPCPPPDGSLVRPWKLAARCRKHAPKLTYRHSWSLTRVLLDTIHGFYLQALARLPVGYHRSLLDAGHCYGPFDPVSNIIVNTIWYQATFPPLSQQDELDIVGTLCLMRIEARSFYGLVSFLCTCYQDLDTDQAIRFLLDTALNLSATKHCSSVKEEQEAYRAAAIAAWHPRPDAQAGFLSSLKAMLVAPHVLSLLQDGGQYQLSSQCVHQIHTLLCSEYHSIVCVPTHQQRPAPISERQFHFTMSEGRKQRRTHRRISAKVKAALRRYEKQNSGHSYQLHVVCGVNECVSGPDNCEGSGLKPGLDPNDDYYHHTHANFLATRNVAGIVSAPVLFFAELSNHDDDQDSQLLCCPVDLPPPGAGLVRCLFCEHQGIRIVHPALERFHGHAAEFEKMVRGENLYNNDYYPEGDIEPYTNHEYVAKWVHDGLDEDCMYLGSNDFNIEEDESEEVDDLE; encoded by the exons ATGGCCAGCCTCAACGCCAAGGCCAGCACCGGCCATCTCCGCGTCTACGGTCCGGCGCTGCATGACTACGGCGCCCCGCTGATGAAGGACAGAGATCAGGAAGCGTCACTCCTCCTCCTCAAGATCCGGCACCACTACGAGGAAGCCCTCGGGCGGCTCACCTTCCGGTGGCTCTCCGACGTCTGCTTGGGAGTCTGTGTCGGGCTGCTCGATCCGGTCTCCAACATAATCGCCAGCACCCTCCTCGCCGCCGCAGAAGCTCCAGTTGACACGGGAGGCCCGACGGCGGTGGACGGGCCCAGGCTCAGGGACATGGAGCGGCGCTCCCTCGACGGCCTCGTCGCCTTCCTCACCTGCTTCTTCCCTTACCTCGCCGATTGGGAGGCCGTCAGGTACCTTCTCCTCGCCGAAGCCGACCCCATCGTTGCCGCGCGCATCGTCATCGAGTACCGCGGCGTCAGGTGCTTCCGCGAaggctccgccgccgcccgcggcgccCTCAAGCTGGCCCTCCACTGCGCCATGGTGGCCGCCAAGCACCCGTGTCCCTCGCAGCTCGCCGACGCTTGGCTGTCGCTGAGCTCCTCCCTCAACAATGTTGTCCCTTTGCTCTCGGGTGTGCAGCCCAATTTCCCCCGCGACATCCTCCACAGTTTCCACACATTGGTCAAGGAGACGGCACATTCACCATGTCCTCCTCCTGATGGCAGCCTCGTCAGGCCATGGAAACTTGCTGCCCGTTGCCGCAAGCACGCCCCCAAGCTGACCTACCGGCATTCGTGGTCACTGACGCGAGTGCTCCTCGATACGATCCATGGATTCTACCTGCAGGCTCTCGCCAGATTGCCGGTTGGTTACCACCGCAGCCTGCTCGATGCTGGACATTGCTACGGCCCGTTTGACCCCGTCTCGAACATCATCGTCAACACCATCTGGTACCAAGCCACCTTCCCACCACTGAGTCAGCAAGACGAGCTCGACATTGTCGGCACATTGTGCCTAATGCGGATTGAAGCACGATCCTTCTACGGACTTGTCTCCTTCCTCTGCACCTGTTACCAAGATCTCGACACCGATCAGGCCATAAGGTTCCTGCTCGACACGGCACTCAATTTGTCCGCGACAAAGCACTGCAGCAGTGTCAAGGAAGAACAAGAAGCCTACCGGGCTGCTGCCATTGCGGCATGGCACCCCAGACCCGACGCCCAAGCAGGATTCCTCAGTTCATTAAAGGCGATGTTGGTAGCGCCTCATGTCCTGTCACTGCTACAAGATGGAGGCCAGTATCAGCTCTCCTCTCAATGTGTCCACCAGATACACACGCTATTGTGCTCTGAATATCATTCCATTGTTTGTGTCCCAACCCATCAGCAGAGGCCAGCTCCCATTTCTGAACGACAGTTCCATTTTACCATGTCTGAGGGACGTAAACAGCGAAGGACTCATAGAAGGATCTCCGCAAAGGTCAAGGCTGCACTAAGGAGATATGAGAAGCAGAATTCA GGACACTCTTATCAGCTTCATGTGGTGTGTGGTGTGAATGAATGTGTGTCAGGTCCTGACAACTGCGAAGGCTCGGGCTTGAAGCCAGGACTTGATCCTAATGATGACTACTACCATCACACCCATGCCAACTTTCTGGCGACTCGAAATGTTGCCGGCATAGTTTCAGCTCCTGTACTCTTCTTTGCCGAGCTTAGCAACCACGACGACGACCAGGATAGCCAGCTTCTGTGTTGCCCCGTGGACTTGCCACCACCAGGCGCTG GACTAGTCCGCTGCCTTTTCTGCGAGCATCAAGGAATCAGGATTGTGCACCCGGCCCTGGAGAGATTCCATGGGCACGCGGCGGAGTTCGAGAAGATGGTCCGCGGAGAAAATCTGTACAATAATGACTACTATCCGGAGGGCGACATCGAGCCCTACACCAACCATGAGTATGTTGCGAAGTGGGTGCACGACGGACTCGACGAGGATTGCATGTACCTCGGTAGCAATGACTTCAACATCGAGGAAGATGAAAGCGAGGAGGTTGACGACCTGGAGTAA